Proteins found in one Candidatus Nitrosocosmicus arcticus genomic segment:
- a CDS encoding SDR family oxidoreductase translates to MATPVTLDSMTEQIIFMAALESPMKRGVNPNEVAMGPASLADDSFSFATGNIIVIDGGTVLI, encoded by the coding sequence ATCGCGACACCTGTAACATTAGATTCAATGACAGAGCAGATTATCTTCATGGCCGCTCTTGAATCTCCAATGAAAAGAGGGGTCAACCCTAACGAAGTAGCTATGGGTCCTGCGAGCCTAGCGGATGATAGTTTCTCTTTTGCTACAGGGAATATCATCGTTATAGACGGTGGAACTGTATTAATTTAG
- the ilvA gene encoding threonine ammonia-lyase: protein MNKIKEAQKLLTKYNIRRTDLIKSATFSKLNGNNVYLKLECLQKTGSFKVRGAMVKIHNLSEELKKNGVIAASAGNHAQAVAFASKFHNISCTIVMPKNASPSKIVATKSYGAKVILEGNSYDESANSVKDFAEKENKTIIPAFEDADIISGQGTIGLEIMEDLENVDEVYVPIGGGGLISGISVAIKSINPRVKIIGVESAAFPTMKKSVSTNKVTKAIEGYTIADGISIKTPGKLTFEIVKKYVDSIVLIDDSAIVKTMFLLMERSKIVSEPAGAAALAYLISKKKNKEQGKNLVSIVSGGNVDMYLLGQIVAKGLMQTGRLLKIFVDLNDKPGALKKIVDAISKASVNIVEVEHDRLSSNIPAGTAGVYLSLELENKDQANTLMDLFKKEKINFEIVQ, encoded by the coding sequence TTGAATAAGATTAAGGAGGCTCAAAAGCTACTAACAAAATATAATATCAGAAGAACAGATCTGATAAAATCGGCAACGTTTTCTAAATTAAATGGTAACAATGTTTATTTGAAACTCGAATGTCTTCAGAAAACTGGATCTTTTAAAGTTCGAGGAGCGATGGTAAAAATACATAATTTGTCAGAAGAGTTAAAAAAGAATGGAGTAATTGCGGCTTCGGCAGGCAATCATGCTCAAGCGGTAGCTTTTGCTTCCAAATTTCATAATATTTCATGCACGATTGTTATGCCTAAAAATGCATCTCCAAGTAAGATTGTGGCCACAAAGTCTTACGGGGCCAAAGTAATTTTGGAAGGAAACAGTTACGATGAATCTGCTAATTCTGTCAAAGATTTTGCTGAGAAAGAAAATAAAACTATTATTCCTGCTTTTGAAGATGCAGATATAATTTCAGGACAGGGGACAATTGGCTTGGAAATTATGGAAGACTTAGAAAACGTGGACGAGGTGTATGTTCCTATAGGAGGGGGCGGATTGATTTCGGGAATATCTGTGGCGATAAAATCAATCAACCCAAGAGTTAAAATTATCGGTGTTGAATCTGCTGCCTTTCCGACTATGAAAAAATCAGTTTCTACAAATAAGGTAACAAAAGCTATAGAGGGTTACACAATAGCTGATGGTATTTCTATCAAAACTCCTGGTAAACTAACTTTTGAAATCGTAAAGAAATACGTTGATAGTATTGTTTTGATAGATGATAGTGCTATTGTAAAGACCATGTTTTTGTTGATGGAACGATCAAAAATCGTATCAGAACCTGCTGGTGCAGCTGCTCTTGCCTACCTTATTTCTAAGAAGAAAAATAAGGAACAAGGCAAGAATTTGGTCTCTATTGTCTCTGGTGGAAATGTTGACATGTATCTCTTAGGACAGATCGTTGCTAAAGGCTTAATGCAAACAGGTAGATTATTGAAAATATTTGTAGATCTTAACGATAAACCTGGAGCCCTAAAAAAAATTGTTGATGCGATATCAAAGGCTAGTGTCAATATCGTTGAGGTAGAACACGATCGACTTAGTTCAAACATACCAGCTGGTACTGCGGGAGTATACCTGAGTTTGGAGCTGGAGAATAAGGACCAAGCCAATACTTTAATGGATTTATTTAAAAAAGAAAAAATAAATTTTGAAATAGTACAGTAG
- a CDS encoding transcription initiation factor IIB, which translates to MYQKLINSYLSVLCPLCNKHGNIITDQNSGELICTTCGSVIIDNTEATRSEWTSSNIQDSDFRDRTGAPTSLAKYDRGLSTVIGKIDKDASGRQIDLAMKSRIGRWRTWDARSQTKDPSKRNLQTAFIQLYTMKDVLGLPESAVEKVAYLYRKIQERKLIKGRTIKGALAVASYIACRELGISRTLKEIAKISNLKEKELARIYRKVMFELDLKVPQVDALKEIIKIGNICGISERAKRRAIKVMMTVMKTGISAGKNPMGLAGAVLYLSCKEYNEEITQSKIARVAGVTEVTLRHDLDIILELTQTMPSIKTNV; encoded by the coding sequence GTGTATCAAAAATTAATTAATTCCTATTTATCGGTCTTATGTCCTTTATGTAATAAGCACGGTAATATAATTACCGATCAGAATTCTGGTGAATTGATTTGCACTACCTGTGGGAGTGTTATAATTGATAATACTGAAGCAACAAGGTCTGAGTGGACATCTTCAAATATTCAGGACTCAGATTTTAGGGATCGAACTGGCGCACCCACTTCATTGGCTAAGTACGATCGTGGCCTTTCGACTGTCATAGGTAAAATAGACAAAGATGCATCTGGCCGTCAAATTGACCTAGCAATGAAAAGTAGAATAGGTCGGTGGAGAACATGGGATGCCAGATCTCAAACAAAAGATCCTTCTAAGAGGAATCTCCAAACTGCATTTATTCAATTATACACAATGAAAGATGTACTTGGTTTACCAGAATCGGCAGTTGAAAAGGTTGCATATCTTTACAGGAAGATTCAGGAACGAAAATTAATAAAAGGAAGAACAATAAAGGGAGCTTTAGCAGTCGCTTCATATATTGCATGCAGAGAATTAGGGATATCAAGAACACTAAAGGAAATTGCAAAAATTTCTAATCTTAAGGAAAAAGAATTAGCAAGAATATACAGAAAGGTAATGTTTGAACTGGATCTCAAAGTACCTCAAGTCGATGCGCTAAAAGAAATAATTAAAATAGGAAATATTTGCGGGATTTCAGAGAGGGCCAAACGACGCGCCATCAAAGTGATGATGACTGTAATGAAAACAGGGATTTCTGCCGGGAAAAATCCTATGGGTTTGGCTGGAGCTGTTCTTTACTTGTCATGTAAGGAATATAATGAGGAAATTACTCAAAGCAAGATTGCAAGAGTTGCAGGTGTTACTGAAGTAACTCTAAGGCATGATTTAGATATAATCTTGGAACTGACCCAGACTATGCCGAGTATTAAAACGAATGTCTAG
- a CDS encoding uracil-DNA glycosylase: protein MPKLNSQTESLESIKNKVIHCVLCGLSATRKNAVPGSGSVTKKIMLVGEAPGKNEDERGNPFVGSAGKVLDQALIDAGIERKEIYITNVVKCRPPNNRVPTEEEIKICTNQYLKKEIDIISPIVICILGATALKSLLGLEYMTPYRGKIVNRPPLRYFITYHPAATIYNNKLKQVFFKDIEMLAKIVNAEEQRLDRFFLPS, encoded by the coding sequence ATGCCTAAATTGAATTCTCAAACTGAATCATTAGAATCAATAAAAAACAAAGTAATTCATTGTGTCTTATGCGGGTTATCAGCAACTAGAAAGAATGCTGTACCAGGAAGCGGTAGCGTCACCAAAAAAATAATGCTTGTAGGGGAAGCCCCTGGAAAAAATGAGGATGAAAGGGGTAATCCATTTGTGGGGAGTGCAGGTAAAGTATTGGATCAAGCACTGATCGATGCAGGAATAGAAAGAAAAGAGATTTACATCACAAATGTGGTCAAATGTAGACCACCTAACAATAGGGTTCCGACTGAAGAAGAAATCAAAATATGCACTAATCAATATCTGAAAAAAGAGATCGATATTATTTCACCTATAGTCATTTGTATTTTGGGCGCAACAGCATTAAAGTCATTACTCGGACTAGAATATATGACACCATATCGCGGAAAAATAGTTAATAGACCGCCATTAAGATACTTTATAACATATCATCCAGCAGCTACTATTTACAATAACAAATTAAAACAAGTTTTCTTTAAAGATATCGAAATGCTAGCAAAAATAGTGAATGCTGAAGAGCAGAGACTAGATAGATTTTTCCTACCTAGCTGA